Part of the Sinomonas atrocyanea genome is shown below.
GCCGAGCTGCGCGACGCCCTCAGCGCCCTGCCGGTGAGCGGCGTGAAGACGCTGCTCGCCAGCGGGAACGCCGTGCTGTCCACCGACCTGGATGGGGCCACGCTCAAAGAGCGTATCGAGGAGACCCTGCGCGCGGCCTTCGGGTACGACGCCTGGGTGATCGTGCTCGCGCGGCAGGACGTCGAGGCGCTCGTCCGCTCTTGCCCCTACCCCTCCGACGATCCGGACGTGCACGCGTACGTCACGCTCTCCTCGGATCCGGCCGCGCTCGACAGGCTCGTGGCGCTCCTCGATGCCGAGGGCTCCGGCGGAGCGGCCGAGGACGGCACCCACGTCCGCCTGGGACCGGTGGCCCTCGCGTGGCGCTGCCCCAAAGGTTCGACCCTCGACGCGCCGCTGTCGAAGGCGACGGCCAAGCCCGTCTTCAAGGCCACCACGACCACGCGCAACCTCCGCACCCTCCAGAAGGTCGAGGCCGCGTTCGGCTGACGCCCTTCCGGGGCCTGCAGCATTCCGGCCTGCAGATTCGGGAATGCAGTTTCAGGAATGCAGAAAGGGCCCGGTCCGAAGACCGAGCCCTCCTTGAGGTGACCCCAGCGGGATTCGAACCCGCGTTACCGCCGTGAGAGGGCGGCGTACTAGGCCGCTATACGATGGGGCCTCGCACTGCGCCCGCCGAGATGGCGTGCGCTCCGGCCATCCGCAGTGGATGGCATTGTCGAAGGCCCGGCACTGCCGGACCTTCAGTGACCCCAGCGGGATTCGAACCCGCGTTACCGCCGTGAGAGGGCGGCGTACTAGGCCGCTATACGATG
Proteins encoded:
- a CDS encoding DUF1697 domain-containing protein, whose translation is MAEFAVFLRGVNVGGITIRMAELRDALSALPVSGVKTLLASGNAVLSTDLDGATLKERIEETLRAAFGYDAWVIVLARQDVEALVRSCPYPSDDPDVHAYVTLSSDPAALDRLVALLDAEGSGGAAEDGTHVRLGPVALAWRCPKGSTLDAPLSKATAKPVFKATTTTRNLRTLQKVEAAFG